In a genomic window of Glycine max cultivar Williams 82 chromosome 13, Glycine_max_v4.0, whole genome shotgun sequence:
- the LOC100777630 gene encoding protein FEZ, translated as MERNEMERIDDVMPGFRFHPTDEELVDFYLKRKIQQKSLPIELIKQVDIYKYDPWDLPKLAGTGEKEWYFYCPRDRKYRNSARPNRVTRAGFWKATGTDRPIYSSEGKCIGLKKSLVFYRGRAAKGMKTDWMMHEFRLPCISDSSPPKKLSDRSLPPNDSWAICRIFKKTNSLSLAQKALSLPLISQLPGGIVSDMFTQGLKCHNIGSPAIQFCGDKQDELHQVSNNAINNNFSASDIPTYKLINNSTVSKPSPQSPVSDGDLADNFIFYSSWPTKCCTLDPTSMLSPNPDYIEFEDPNQQHYSGFSINLPQDMKQNMSTETGTKEQDHQWETTIGMRTTGYPFSLSPPYDAWKASSVAWESRPCPSDMSTTYSTNKCYT; from the exons aTGGAGAGGAATGAGATGGAAAGGATTGATGATGTGATGCCAGGATTTCGTTTTCACCCCACTGATGAAGAGCTTGTTGATTTTTATCTCAAGAGAAAAATTCAGCAGAAGTCTCTTCCTATTGAACTCATTAAGCAAGTGGATATTTACAAATATGATCCATGGGATCTTCCAA AGCTGGCAGGTACTGGGGAGAAAGAGTGGTATTTCTACTGTCCAAGGGACAGAAAATACAGGAACAGTGCACGTCCAAATAGAGTCACAAGAGCTGGGTTTTGGAAGGCCACTGGAACTGACAGGCCTATATATTCCTCTGAAGGAAAGTGCATTGGTCTGAAAAAGTCTCTTGTGTTCTATAGAGGCAGAGCTGCCAAGGGGATGAAAACTGACTGGATGATGCATGAGTTTAGGCTTCCATGCATCTCAGACTCATCCCCTCCCAAAAAACTCTCAGACAGAAGCCTCCCTCCAAAT GATTCATGGGCAATTTGTAGGATATTCAAGAAAACCAACTCCCTCTCCCTGGCACAGAAAGCCTTATCTCTCCCTTTGATCTCTCAGTTACCTGGAGGCATAGTATCTGACATGTTCACACAAGGTTTAAAATGCCATAACATAGGATCACCAGCCATTCAATTTTGTGGTGACAAGCAAGATGAGTTACACCAAGTCTCCAACAATGCCATCAACAACAACTTCTCAGCCTCTGATATTCCCACTTACAAGCTCATAAACAACAGCACAGTTTCAAAGCCATCACCACAAAGTCCTGTTTCAGATGGAGACCTTGCTGACAACTTCATATTCTACTCATCATGGCCCACCAAGTGCTGCACACTTGATCCCACTTCCATGCTTTCTCCCAACCCTGACTATATAGAATTTGAAGACCCAAACCAACAACACTATAGTGGCTTCTCAATCAATCTACCTCAAGATATGAAACAAAACATGAGCACAGAAACAGGAACAAAAGAACAAGATCATCAGTGGGAAACAACAATTGGGATGAGAACCACTGGATATCCCTTCAGTTTGAGTCCTCCTTATGATGCTTGGAAGGCTTCTTCTGTGGCATGGGAGTCACGTCCTTGCCCTAGTGATATGTCCACTACCTATTCCACCAACAAATGCTACACTTAA